A single genomic interval of Vulpes vulpes isolate BD-2025 chromosome 3, VulVul3, whole genome shotgun sequence harbors:
- the ATXN2L gene encoding ataxin-2-like protein isoform X9, whose protein sequence is MLCLMTRAFVSRGGQSTGKGPPPSPVFEGVYNNSRMLHFLTAVVGSTCDVKVKNGTIYEGIFKTLSSKFELAVDAVHRKASEPAGGPRREDIVDTMVFKPSDVMLVHFRNVDFNYATKDKFTDSAIAMNSKVNGEHKEKVLQRWEGGDSNSDDYDLESDMSNGWDPNEMFKFNEENYGVKTTYDSSLSSYTVPLEKDNSEEFRQRELRAAQLAREIESSPQYRLRIAMENDDGRTEEEKHSAVQRQGSGRESPSLASREGKYIPLPQRVREGPRGGVRCSSSRGGRPGLSSLPPRGPHHLDSSSPGPGSETRGINGGPSRMSPKAQRPLRGGAKTLSSPSSRPSGEASVPPPPAVGRMYPPRSPKSAAPAPISASCPEPPIVGSAVPTSSASIPVTSSVVDPGVGSISPASPKISLAPTDVKELPAKEPGRTLESQELSRIAGKVPGLQNEQKRFQLEELRKFGAQFKLQSSSSPETSLDPFPPRILKEEAKGKEKEVDGLLTSEPVGSPVSSKTESVSDKEDKPPLPPAGGTEGPEQPPPPCPSQTGSPPVGLIKGEDKDEGPVAEQVKKSTLNPNAKEFNPTKPLLSVNKSTSTPTSPGPRTHSTPSIPVLTAGQSGLYSPQYISYIPQIHMGPAVQAPQMYPYPVSNSVPGQQGKYRGAKGSLPPQRSDQHQPASAPPMMQAAAAAGPPLVAATPYSSYIPYTPQQFPGQPAMMQPMAHYPSQPVFAPMLQSNPRMLTSGSHPQAIVSSSTPQYPSAEQPTPQALYATVHQSYPHHATQLHAHQPQPATTPTGSQPQSQHAAPSPVQHQAGQAPHLGSGQPQQNLYHPGALTGTPPSLPPGPSAQSPQSSFPQPAAVYAIHAHQQLPHGFTNMAHVTQAHVQTGITAAPPPHPGAPHPPQVMLLHPPQSHGGPPQGAVPQSGVPALSASTPSPYPYIGHPQVCRVGRSHSRRRQGLAPGSVLCFPPSSLSCDPAAPLPTASPALSDPDCLLT, encoded by the exons atgctctgtctcatgacccggGCATTCGTGAGCCGAGG GGGACAAAGCACAGGAAAGGGACCCCCACCGTCACCG GTGTTCGAGGGTGTCTACAACAATTCCAGAATGCTGCATTTTCTTACAGCTGTTGTG GGCTCCACTTGTGATGTAAAGGTGAAGAATGGTACCATATATGAAGGTATCTTCAAGACTCTGAGCTCAAAG TTTGAACTAGCAGTAGACGCTGTACACCGGAAAGCATCTGAGCCAGCAGGTGGCCCTCGTCGGGAAGACATTGTGGACACAATGGTGTTTAAGCCAAGCGATGTCATGCTTGTCCACTTCCGGAATGTTGACTTCAATTATGCTACTAAAG ACAAGTTCACTGATTCAGCTATTGCCATGAACTCAAAGGTGAATGGGGAGCACAAAGAGAAGGTGCTTCAGCGCTGGGAAGGGGGCGACAGCAACAGCGATGACTATGACCTCGAGTCTGACATG TCCAACGGATGGGACCCCAATGAAATGTTCAAGTTCAACGAGGAGAACTATGGTGTGAAGACCACCTATGATAGCAGTCTTTCTTCTTACAC AGTACCCTTGGAGAAGGACAACTCCGAAGAGTTTCGTCAGCGGGAGCTGCGTGCAGCCCAATTGGCTCGAGAGATTGAATCAAGCCCCCAGTACCGCCTGCGGATCGCCATGGAGAACGATGATGGACGCACTGAAGAGGAGAAGCATAGTGCAGTCCAGCGGCAGGGTTCAGGACGAGAGAGCCCCAGCCTGGCATCTAG GGAGGGAAAATACATCCCTCTACCCCAACGAGTTCGGGAAGGTCCTCGGGGAGGAGTTCGATGCAGTAGTTCCCGGGGTGGCCGGCCTGGCCTTAGCTCTCTGCCGCCTCGTGGCCCTCATCACCTTGACAGTAGCAGTCCTGGCCCAGGTTCTGAGACACGTGGTATCAATGGAG gccctTCCCGCATGTCCCCTAAGGCACAGCGGCCTCTGAGAGGTGGTGCCAAGACTCTGTCTTCACCTAGCAGTAGGCCTTCTGGAGAAGCTTCTGTTCCACCTCCTCCTGCAG TGGGCCGGATGTACCCCCCGCGCTCTCCCAAGTCGGCTGCCCCTGCCCCAATCTCAGCTTCCTGTCCTGAGCCCCCCATCGTCGGCTCAGCAGTACCGACCTCTTCAGCTTCCATCCCTGTGACGTCTTCGGTTGTGGATCCTGGGGTAGGCTCCATTTCCCCGGCTTCTCCAAAGATCTCATTGGCCCCCACAGATG TAAAAGAACTTCCAGCCAAGGAACCTGGGAGAACTCTGGAGTCCCAGGAGCTGTCCCGGATAGCTGGGAAAG TCCCTGGCCTTCAGAATGAACAGAAACGCTTTCAACTGGAAGAGCTGAGAAAGTTTGGGGCCCAATTTAAG CTGCAGTCCAGTAGCTCCCCTGAGACCAGCCTGGATCCTTTTCCTCCCCGGATCTTAAAGGAGGAGgccaaagggaaagagaaggaggttGATGGTCTATTGACTTCAGAGCCAGTGGGGTCCCCGGTCTCCTCCAAGACGGAGTCTGTATCGGATAAAGAGGACAAGCCGCCCCTGCCACCAGCAGGAGGCACTGAGGGGCCAGAGCAGCCCCCGCCACCTTGCCCAAGCCAAACTGGCAGCCCCCCAGTGGGCCTCATCAAGGGAGAAGACAAGGATGAGGGCCCAGTTGCTGA ACAAGTGAAGAAATCAACACTGAACCCCAACGCCAAGGAGTTCAATCCCACAAAGCCTCTGCTGTCTGTG AATAAATCGACCAGTACCCCAACTTCTCCGGGGCCCCGAACTCATTCAACTCCCTCTATCCCGGTGCTGACAGCAGGCCAGAGTGGGCTCTATAGTCCCCAGTACATTTCTTACATACCTCAGATCCATATGGGACCAGCTGTTCAG GCACCTCAGATGTATCCATATCCTGTATCCAACTCTGTGCCTGGACAGCAGGGCAAGTACCGGGGAGCAAAAG gctccctgcccccccagcGCTCGGACCAACACCAGCCAGCCTCAGCCCCTCCGATGATGCAGGCCGCCGCTGCTGCTGGCCCACCTCTGGTGGCTGCCACACCTTACTCTTCCTACATCCCTTACACCCCGCAGCAGTTCCCAGGCCAGCCTGCCATGATGCAGCCCATGGCCCACTACCCTTCGCAG CCGGTGTTTGCCCCCATGCTTCAAAGCAACCCACGCATGCTGACTTCGGGGAGCCATCCCCAGGCCATTGTGTCGTCCTCCACTCCTCAGTACCCTTCTGCAGAGCAGCCCACCCCCCAAGCCCTCTATG CCACTGTTCACCAGTCCTATCCACACCATGCCACGCAGCTCCATGCCCACCAGCCGCAGCCGGCCACCACACCTACTGGGAGCCAGCCGCAGTCCCAGCATGCGGCCCCCAGTCCCGTCCAG CACCAGGCGGGGCAGGCCCCACACCTGGGCAGTGGACAGCCACAGCAGAATCTgtaccacccaggggccctgacaGGCACGCCGCCTTCTCTGCCACCGGGACCTTCTGCCCAGTCCCCTCAGAGCAGCTTCCCCCAACCAGCCGCTGTGTATGCCATCCATGCCCACCAGCAGCTGCCCCACGGCTTCACCAACATGGCCCATGTTACCCAG GCCCATGTCCAAACTGGAATCacagcagccccgccccctcaccctggggctccccacccgccccaggtgatgctgctgcacCCACCCCAGAGCCATGGGGGCCCCCCCCAAGGCGCGGTGCCCCAGAGTGGGGTGCCTGCACTCTCAGCTTCCACACCCTCACCCTATCCCTACATCGGACACCCCCAAG TATGTAGGGTGGGCAGAAGCCACAGTCGCCGCCGCCAGGGGCTTGCTCCTGGCTCTGTCCTTTGCTTCCCTCCGTCCTCGCTCAGTTGTGAtccagcagcccccctccccactgcctccccagCTCTCAGTGACCCCGACTGTCTCCTGACTTAG
- the ATXN2L gene encoding ataxin-2-like protein isoform X8, producing MLCLMTRAFVSRGGQSTGKGPPPSPVFEGVYNNSRMLHFLTAVVGSTCDVKVKNGTIYEGIFKTLSSKFELAVDAVHRKASEPAGGPRREDIVDTMVFKPSDVMLVHFRNVDFNYATKDKFTDSAIAMNSKVNGEHKEKVLQRWEGGDSNSDDYDLESDMSNGWDPNEMFKFNEENYGVKTTYDSSLSSYTVPLEKDNSEEFRQRELRAAQLAREIESSPQYRLRIAMENDDGRTEEEKHSAVQRQGSGRESPSLASREGKYIPLPQRVREGPRGGVRCSSSRGGRPGLSSLPPRGPHHLDSSSPGPGSETRGINGGPSRMSPKAQRPLRGGAKTLSSPSSRPSGEASVPPPPAAFPFLAVGRMYPPRSPKSAAPAPISASCPEPPIVGSAVPTSSASIPVTSSVVDPGVGSISPASPKISLAPTDVKELPAKEPGRTLESQELSRIAGKVPGLQNEQKRFQLEELRKFGAQFKLQSSSSPETSLDPFPPRILKEEAKGKEKEVDGLLTSEPVGSPVSSKTESVSDKEDKPPLPPAGGTEGPEQPPPPCPSQTGSPPVGLIKGEDKDEGPVAEQVKKSTLNPNAKEFNPTKPLLSVNKSTSTPTSPGPRTHSTPSIPVLTAGQSGLYSPQYISYIPQIHMGPAVQAPQMYPYPVSNSVPGQQGKYRGAKGSLPPQRSDQHQPASAPPMMQAAAAAGPPLVAATPYSSYIPYTPQQFPGQPAMMQPMAHYPSQPVFAPMLQSNPRMLTSGSHPQAIVSSSTPQYPSAEQPTPQALYATVHQSYPHHATQLHAHQPQPATTPTGSQPQSQHAAPSPVQHQAGQAPHLGSGQPQQNLYHPGALTGTPPSLPPGPSAQSPQSSFPQPAAVYAIHAHQQLPHGFTNMAHVTQAHVQTGITAAPPPHPGAPHPPQVMLLHPPQSHGGPPQGAVPQSGVPALSASTPSPYPYIGHPQVCRVGRSHSRRRQGLAPGSVLCFPPSSLSCDPAAPLPTASPALSDPDCLLT from the exons atgctctgtctcatgacccggGCATTCGTGAGCCGAGG GGGACAAAGCACAGGAAAGGGACCCCCACCGTCACCG GTGTTCGAGGGTGTCTACAACAATTCCAGAATGCTGCATTTTCTTACAGCTGTTGTG GGCTCCACTTGTGATGTAAAGGTGAAGAATGGTACCATATATGAAGGTATCTTCAAGACTCTGAGCTCAAAG TTTGAACTAGCAGTAGACGCTGTACACCGGAAAGCATCTGAGCCAGCAGGTGGCCCTCGTCGGGAAGACATTGTGGACACAATGGTGTTTAAGCCAAGCGATGTCATGCTTGTCCACTTCCGGAATGTTGACTTCAATTATGCTACTAAAG ACAAGTTCACTGATTCAGCTATTGCCATGAACTCAAAGGTGAATGGGGAGCACAAAGAGAAGGTGCTTCAGCGCTGGGAAGGGGGCGACAGCAACAGCGATGACTATGACCTCGAGTCTGACATG TCCAACGGATGGGACCCCAATGAAATGTTCAAGTTCAACGAGGAGAACTATGGTGTGAAGACCACCTATGATAGCAGTCTTTCTTCTTACAC AGTACCCTTGGAGAAGGACAACTCCGAAGAGTTTCGTCAGCGGGAGCTGCGTGCAGCCCAATTGGCTCGAGAGATTGAATCAAGCCCCCAGTACCGCCTGCGGATCGCCATGGAGAACGATGATGGACGCACTGAAGAGGAGAAGCATAGTGCAGTCCAGCGGCAGGGTTCAGGACGAGAGAGCCCCAGCCTGGCATCTAG GGAGGGAAAATACATCCCTCTACCCCAACGAGTTCGGGAAGGTCCTCGGGGAGGAGTTCGATGCAGTAGTTCCCGGGGTGGCCGGCCTGGCCTTAGCTCTCTGCCGCCTCGTGGCCCTCATCACCTTGACAGTAGCAGTCCTGGCCCAGGTTCTGAGACACGTGGTATCAATGGAG gccctTCCCGCATGTCCCCTAAGGCACAGCGGCCTCTGAGAGGTGGTGCCAAGACTCTGTCTTCACCTAGCAGTAGGCCTTCTGGAGAAGCTTCTGTTCCACCTCCTCCTGCAG CTTTCCCTTTTCTTGCAGTGGGCCGGATGTACCCCCCGCGCTCTCCCAAGTCGGCTGCCCCTGCCCCAATCTCAGCTTCCTGTCCTGAGCCCCCCATCGTCGGCTCAGCAGTACCGACCTCTTCAGCTTCCATCCCTGTGACGTCTTCGGTTGTGGATCCTGGGGTAGGCTCCATTTCCCCGGCTTCTCCAAAGATCTCATTGGCCCCCACAGATG TAAAAGAACTTCCAGCCAAGGAACCTGGGAGAACTCTGGAGTCCCAGGAGCTGTCCCGGATAGCTGGGAAAG TCCCTGGCCTTCAGAATGAACAGAAACGCTTTCAACTGGAAGAGCTGAGAAAGTTTGGGGCCCAATTTAAG CTGCAGTCCAGTAGCTCCCCTGAGACCAGCCTGGATCCTTTTCCTCCCCGGATCTTAAAGGAGGAGgccaaagggaaagagaaggaggttGATGGTCTATTGACTTCAGAGCCAGTGGGGTCCCCGGTCTCCTCCAAGACGGAGTCTGTATCGGATAAAGAGGACAAGCCGCCCCTGCCACCAGCAGGAGGCACTGAGGGGCCAGAGCAGCCCCCGCCACCTTGCCCAAGCCAAACTGGCAGCCCCCCAGTGGGCCTCATCAAGGGAGAAGACAAGGATGAGGGCCCAGTTGCTGA ACAAGTGAAGAAATCAACACTGAACCCCAACGCCAAGGAGTTCAATCCCACAAAGCCTCTGCTGTCTGTG AATAAATCGACCAGTACCCCAACTTCTCCGGGGCCCCGAACTCATTCAACTCCCTCTATCCCGGTGCTGACAGCAGGCCAGAGTGGGCTCTATAGTCCCCAGTACATTTCTTACATACCTCAGATCCATATGGGACCAGCTGTTCAG GCACCTCAGATGTATCCATATCCTGTATCCAACTCTGTGCCTGGACAGCAGGGCAAGTACCGGGGAGCAAAAG gctccctgcccccccagcGCTCGGACCAACACCAGCCAGCCTCAGCCCCTCCGATGATGCAGGCCGCCGCTGCTGCTGGCCCACCTCTGGTGGCTGCCACACCTTACTCTTCCTACATCCCTTACACCCCGCAGCAGTTCCCAGGCCAGCCTGCCATGATGCAGCCCATGGCCCACTACCCTTCGCAG CCGGTGTTTGCCCCCATGCTTCAAAGCAACCCACGCATGCTGACTTCGGGGAGCCATCCCCAGGCCATTGTGTCGTCCTCCACTCCTCAGTACCCTTCTGCAGAGCAGCCCACCCCCCAAGCCCTCTATG CCACTGTTCACCAGTCCTATCCACACCATGCCACGCAGCTCCATGCCCACCAGCCGCAGCCGGCCACCACACCTACTGGGAGCCAGCCGCAGTCCCAGCATGCGGCCCCCAGTCCCGTCCAG CACCAGGCGGGGCAGGCCCCACACCTGGGCAGTGGACAGCCACAGCAGAATCTgtaccacccaggggccctgacaGGCACGCCGCCTTCTCTGCCACCGGGACCTTCTGCCCAGTCCCCTCAGAGCAGCTTCCCCCAACCAGCCGCTGTGTATGCCATCCATGCCCACCAGCAGCTGCCCCACGGCTTCACCAACATGGCCCATGTTACCCAG GCCCATGTCCAAACTGGAATCacagcagccccgccccctcaccctggggctccccacccgccccaggtgatgctgctgcacCCACCCCAGAGCCATGGGGGCCCCCCCCAAGGCGCGGTGCCCCAGAGTGGGGTGCCTGCACTCTCAGCTTCCACACCCTCACCCTATCCCTACATCGGACACCCCCAAG TATGTAGGGTGGGCAGAAGCCACAGTCGCCGCCGCCAGGGGCTTGCTCCTGGCTCTGTCCTTTGCTTCCCTCCGTCCTCGCTCAGTTGTGAtccagcagcccccctccccactgcctccccagCTCTCAGTGACCCCGACTGTCTCCTGACTTAG
- the ATXN2L gene encoding ataxin-2-like protein isoform X11 gives MLCLMTRAFVSRGGQSTGKGPPPSPVFEGVYNNSRMLHFLTAVVGSTCDVKVKNGTIYEGIFKTLSSKFELAVDAVHRKASEPAGGPRREDIVDTMVFKPSDVMLVHFRNVDFNYATKDKFTDSAIAMNSKVNGEHKEKVLQRWEGGDSNSDDYDLESDMSNGWDPNEMFKFNEENYGVKTTYDSSLSSYTVPLEKDNSEEFRQRELRAAQLAREIESSPQYRLRIAMENDDGRTEEEKHSAVQRQGSGRESPSLASREGKYIPLPQRVREGPRGGVRCSSSRGGRPGLSSLPPRGPHHLDSSSPGPGSETRGINGGPSRMSPKAQRPLRGGAKTLSSPSSRPSGEASVPPPPAAFPFLAVGRMYPPRSPKSAAPAPISASCPEPPIVGSAVPTSSASIPVTSSVVDPGVGSISPASPKISLAPTDVKELPAKEPGRTLESQELSRIAGKVPGLQNEQKRFQLEELRKFGAQFKLQSSSSPETSLDPFPPRILKEEAKGKEKEVDGLLTSEPVGSPVSSKTESVSDKEDKPPLPPAGGTEGPEQPPPPCPSQTGSPPVGLIKGEDKDEGPVAEQVKKSTLNPNAKEFNPTKPLLSVNKSTSTPTSPGPRTHSTPSIPVLTAGQSGLYSPQYISYIPQIHMGPAVQAPQMYPYPVSNSVPGQQGKYRGAKGSLPPQRSDQHQPASAPPMMQAAAAAGPPLVAATPYSSYIPYTPQQFPGQPAMMQPMAHYPSQPVFAPMLQSNPRMLTSGSHPQAIVSSSTPQYPSAEQPTPQALYATVHQSYPHHATQLHAHQPQPATTPTGSQPQSQHAAPSPVQHQAGQAPHLGSGQPQQNLYHPGALTGTPPSLPPGPSAQSPQSSFPQPAAVYAIHAHQQLPHGFTNMAHVTQAHVQTGITAAPPPHPGAPHPPQVMLLHPPQSHGGPPQGAVPQSGVPALSASTPSPYPYIGHPQVQSHPSQQLPFHPPGN, from the exons atgctctgtctcatgacccggGCATTCGTGAGCCGAGG GGGACAAAGCACAGGAAAGGGACCCCCACCGTCACCG GTGTTCGAGGGTGTCTACAACAATTCCAGAATGCTGCATTTTCTTACAGCTGTTGTG GGCTCCACTTGTGATGTAAAGGTGAAGAATGGTACCATATATGAAGGTATCTTCAAGACTCTGAGCTCAAAG TTTGAACTAGCAGTAGACGCTGTACACCGGAAAGCATCTGAGCCAGCAGGTGGCCCTCGTCGGGAAGACATTGTGGACACAATGGTGTTTAAGCCAAGCGATGTCATGCTTGTCCACTTCCGGAATGTTGACTTCAATTATGCTACTAAAG ACAAGTTCACTGATTCAGCTATTGCCATGAACTCAAAGGTGAATGGGGAGCACAAAGAGAAGGTGCTTCAGCGCTGGGAAGGGGGCGACAGCAACAGCGATGACTATGACCTCGAGTCTGACATG TCCAACGGATGGGACCCCAATGAAATGTTCAAGTTCAACGAGGAGAACTATGGTGTGAAGACCACCTATGATAGCAGTCTTTCTTCTTACAC AGTACCCTTGGAGAAGGACAACTCCGAAGAGTTTCGTCAGCGGGAGCTGCGTGCAGCCCAATTGGCTCGAGAGATTGAATCAAGCCCCCAGTACCGCCTGCGGATCGCCATGGAGAACGATGATGGACGCACTGAAGAGGAGAAGCATAGTGCAGTCCAGCGGCAGGGTTCAGGACGAGAGAGCCCCAGCCTGGCATCTAG GGAGGGAAAATACATCCCTCTACCCCAACGAGTTCGGGAAGGTCCTCGGGGAGGAGTTCGATGCAGTAGTTCCCGGGGTGGCCGGCCTGGCCTTAGCTCTCTGCCGCCTCGTGGCCCTCATCACCTTGACAGTAGCAGTCCTGGCCCAGGTTCTGAGACACGTGGTATCAATGGAG gccctTCCCGCATGTCCCCTAAGGCACAGCGGCCTCTGAGAGGTGGTGCCAAGACTCTGTCTTCACCTAGCAGTAGGCCTTCTGGAGAAGCTTCTGTTCCACCTCCTCCTGCAG CTTTCCCTTTTCTTGCAGTGGGCCGGATGTACCCCCCGCGCTCTCCCAAGTCGGCTGCCCCTGCCCCAATCTCAGCTTCCTGTCCTGAGCCCCCCATCGTCGGCTCAGCAGTACCGACCTCTTCAGCTTCCATCCCTGTGACGTCTTCGGTTGTGGATCCTGGGGTAGGCTCCATTTCCCCGGCTTCTCCAAAGATCTCATTGGCCCCCACAGATG TAAAAGAACTTCCAGCCAAGGAACCTGGGAGAACTCTGGAGTCCCAGGAGCTGTCCCGGATAGCTGGGAAAG TCCCTGGCCTTCAGAATGAACAGAAACGCTTTCAACTGGAAGAGCTGAGAAAGTTTGGGGCCCAATTTAAG CTGCAGTCCAGTAGCTCCCCTGAGACCAGCCTGGATCCTTTTCCTCCCCGGATCTTAAAGGAGGAGgccaaagggaaagagaaggaggttGATGGTCTATTGACTTCAGAGCCAGTGGGGTCCCCGGTCTCCTCCAAGACGGAGTCTGTATCGGATAAAGAGGACAAGCCGCCCCTGCCACCAGCAGGAGGCACTGAGGGGCCAGAGCAGCCCCCGCCACCTTGCCCAAGCCAAACTGGCAGCCCCCCAGTGGGCCTCATCAAGGGAGAAGACAAGGATGAGGGCCCAGTTGCTGA ACAAGTGAAGAAATCAACACTGAACCCCAACGCCAAGGAGTTCAATCCCACAAAGCCTCTGCTGTCTGTG AATAAATCGACCAGTACCCCAACTTCTCCGGGGCCCCGAACTCATTCAACTCCCTCTATCCCGGTGCTGACAGCAGGCCAGAGTGGGCTCTATAGTCCCCAGTACATTTCTTACATACCTCAGATCCATATGGGACCAGCTGTTCAG GCACCTCAGATGTATCCATATCCTGTATCCAACTCTGTGCCTGGACAGCAGGGCAAGTACCGGGGAGCAAAAG gctccctgcccccccagcGCTCGGACCAACACCAGCCAGCCTCAGCCCCTCCGATGATGCAGGCCGCCGCTGCTGCTGGCCCACCTCTGGTGGCTGCCACACCTTACTCTTCCTACATCCCTTACACCCCGCAGCAGTTCCCAGGCCAGCCTGCCATGATGCAGCCCATGGCCCACTACCCTTCGCAG CCGGTGTTTGCCCCCATGCTTCAAAGCAACCCACGCATGCTGACTTCGGGGAGCCATCCCCAGGCCATTGTGTCGTCCTCCACTCCTCAGTACCCTTCTGCAGAGCAGCCCACCCCCCAAGCCCTCTATG CCACTGTTCACCAGTCCTATCCACACCATGCCACGCAGCTCCATGCCCACCAGCCGCAGCCGGCCACCACACCTACTGGGAGCCAGCCGCAGTCCCAGCATGCGGCCCCCAGTCCCGTCCAG CACCAGGCGGGGCAGGCCCCACACCTGGGCAGTGGACAGCCACAGCAGAATCTgtaccacccaggggccctgacaGGCACGCCGCCTTCTCTGCCACCGGGACCTTCTGCCCAGTCCCCTCAGAGCAGCTTCCCCCAACCAGCCGCTGTGTATGCCATCCATGCCCACCAGCAGCTGCCCCACGGCTTCACCAACATGGCCCATGTTACCCAG GCCCATGTCCAAACTGGAATCacagcagccccgccccctcaccctggggctccccacccgccccaggtgatgctgctgcacCCACCCCAGAGCCATGGGGGCCCCCCCCAAGGCGCGGTGCCCCAGAGTGGGGTGCCTGCACTCTCAGCTTCCACACCCTCACCCTATCCCTACATCGGACACCCCCAAG TTCAATCTCATCCCTCCCAGcagctccccttccaccccccggGGAACTGA